Proteins from a genomic interval of Yarrowia lipolytica chromosome 1E, complete sequence:
- a CDS encoding uncharacterized protein (Compare to YALI0E23738g, some similarities with uniprot|P47147 Saccharomyces cerevisiae YJR110w, similar to Saccharomyces cerevisiae YMR1 (YJR110W); ancestral locus Anc_7.491) encodes MEYIKISKVSDVALFRRGKSSRGTLHLTTHHMIFQLEGSNPHEQADRVAGGVSTASDDVAALDLNKAGENGHRQDTNGDTDGDTNGDTNGDTKGNTSNNNRNDSNGNGGHKADSGRGGNSDKNDSKNDSKNDSKNDSKTVSNIPVTPSEIWISYPIISSVEKKNGVIRIRCRDFTYLALHFHNEPEAKDVFDSIQKLCCLPSVERLYAFYYKPGKSERRFNGWAAFNPQQEFGRQGAFAKNKWRMTSLNENYALCATYPQQLSVPASVSDNVLNYAARFRSKNRLPVLSFHNSFNGCTIARCSQPLVGLKKNRSPQDEKVVAEIFGTTVNSEYETPRDNLIVDARPVANAVAQQALGAGSENTDNYARGSCTKHYLGIDNIHVMRDSLNKVTDVLKDGDYSELDYASKKDALQKSGWLKYTTIILEGAVLMAKALHLEFKHVLLHCSDGWDRTAQLSCLAQIMVDPYFRTLNGFMVLVEKEWLAFGHQFNERSGHLNGPRSFVDLTTTQKPASQSNAFSDFMSAARAATQAATHAATSSNHLKNTSPVFHQFLDCVYQLVRQFPDRFEYSERFLRRLYYHLHSGQYGTFLYDNEKERVQNRVFERTTSVWNYFLARRSQFINPNYDGEAEMKLSATLDALILPDVENVTWWFQLFGIEETDVVIEASETAATPVLTAKAATEGVPAMETHATEGEAVVTKAKAEVPAPAVDAVGRTVGGKSAAEGSVSHVESHAAGEGSSEGSGAAGSDASPTTTTGSSPSEEEPVEQGNPLGDVTPRTKILEKKRVHIQPLSNTSVEYASFE; translated from the coding sequence ATGGAATACATCAAGATTTCCAAGGTCTCTGACGTGGCGCTTTTCCGCAGAGGCAAGTCCTCCCGGGGGACTTTGCACCTCACCACCCACCACATGATCTTCCAGCTAGAAGGCTCCAATCCGCACGAGCAGGCCGATCGGGTGGCCGGCGGGGTCTCGACGGCGTCCGATGACGTGGCAGCTCTGGACCTGAACAAGGCCGGCGAAAACGGACACAGACAAGACACAAATGGCGACACAGATGGCGACACAAATGGCGATACAAATGGCGACACAAAAGGCAACACtagcaacaacaacagaaACGATAGTAATGGGAATGGCGGACACAAAGCCGACAGCGGGAGAGGTGGAAACAGCGACAAAAATGATAGCAAGAATGATAGCAAGAATGACAGCAAGAATGACAGCAAGACAGTCAGCAACATTCCAGTTACACCCTCGGAAATCTGGATCTCGTATCCAATCATCTCGTCtgtggaaaaaaagaacGGCGTGATCCGAATCCGCTGCAGAGACTTCACCTACCTGGCTCTGCACTTCCATAACGAGCctgaggccaaggacgtgTTCGACAGCATCCAGAAGCTGTGCTGCCTGCCATCGGTCGAGCGGCTCTATGCATTCTACTACAAGCCCGGCAAGTCCGAGCGACGCTTCAACGGCTGGGCGGCCTTCAACCCCCAACAGGAGTTTGGCCGCCAGGGCGCCTTTGCCAAAAACAAGTGGCGAATGACCTCGCTCAACGAAAACTACGCCCTGTGCGCCACCTACCCGCAGCAGCTCTCGGTACCCGCCTCGGTGTCCGACAATGTGCTCAACTACGCTGCTCGGTTCAGGTCAAAAAACAGACTTCCAGTCTTGTCCTTCCACAACAGCTTCAACGGATGCACCATTGCACGGTGCTCGCAGCCGCTTGTGggtctcaagaagaaccgATCGCCTCAGGATGagaaggtggtggcggAGATTTTCGGAACCACCGTCAATTCCGAGTACGAGACGCCGCGAGACAATCTCATCGTGGACGCCCGGCCCGTGGCCAACGCCGTGGCCCAGCAAGCGCTCGGAGCAGGGTCCGAGAACACAGACAACTACGCCCGCGGCTCATGCACAAAGCACTACCTAGGTATTGACAacattcacgtgatgcgCGATTCGCTTAACAAGGTCACCGatgtgctcaaggacggtGACTACAGCGAACTGGACTACGCTTCGAAAAAGGACGCACTTCAAAAGTCTGGATGGCTCAAGTACACAACCATTATTCTAGAGGGCGCTGTGCTCATGGCCAAGGCTCTGCACCTCGAGTTCAAGCATGTGCTGCTGCACTGTTCCGATGGCTGGGATCGAACTGCCCAGCTGTCGTGCCTGGCCCAGATAATGGTCGATCCCTACTTCCGTACGCTCAACGGCTTCATGGTGCTGGTAGAGAAGGAGTGGTTGGCGTTTGGACACCAGTTCAACGAGCGGTCGGGCCATTTGAACGGTCCACGGTCGTTTGTGGATCTTACAACAACCCAAAAGCCCGCGTCGCAGTCAAACGCCTTCTCAGACTTTATGTCTGCGGCTCGGGCGGCGACCCAGGCAGCCACGCATGCCGCCACGTCTTCCAACCACCTCAAGAATACCTCTCCGGTGTTCCACCAATTTTTGGACTGTGTCTACCAGCTGGTGAGACAGTTCCCCGACCGGTTTGAATACTCTGAGCGGTTCCTGCGTCGGTTGTACTACCATTTGCACTCTGGTCAGTACGGTACATTTCTGTACGACaacgagaaggagcgagTGCAGAATCGAGTGTTTGAACGCACCACGTCAGTTTGGAACTACTTTTTGGCCCGCCGATCGCAGTTCATCAACCCGAATTACGATGGAGAGGCTGAGATGAAACTGTCTGCTACATTGGACGCATTGATTCTGCCAGACGTGGAAAACGTGACCTGGTGGTTCCAGCTGTTCGGAATTGAGGAGACAGATGTGGTTATTGAGGCTAGCGAGACGGCCGCCACCCCCGTGCTAACTGCCAAAGCTGCCACGGAAGGTGTGCCTGCGATGGAAACGCACGCGACAGAGGGTGAGGCTGTGGTTACGAAAGCGAAGGCTGAAGTGCCAGCTCCCGCAGTAGATGCTGTGGGGAGAACCGTGGGGGGTAAATCTGCGGCTGAGGGTTCAgtgagtcacgtggagaGTCATGCAGCTGGCGAGGGAAGCTCCGAGGGAAGTGGTGCGGCTGGTTCGGATGCGAGTCCCACCACAACCACGGGGTCTTCTCCgtccgaggaggagcctgtGGAGCAGGGAAATCCGCTGGGAGACGTGACGCCGCGTACCAagattctggagaagaagcgggTCCATATCCAACCGCTGTCTAACACGTCGGTGGAGTACGCCTCGTTTGAGTAG
- a CDS encoding mitochondrial 54S ribosomal protein uL22m (Compare to YALI0E23760g, similar to Saccharomyces cerevisiae MRPL22 (YNL177C); ancestral locus Anc_2.78, similar to CAGL0J11198g Candida glabrata) produces MLWKKMFGKSVAPASRLVALRPFHSTAARSNDWFGSMTENKESIKQDLDKATANKRSKEVEQNADETKGKLPSFKNDTKLQEYIAEQKGEAEVGIAKYGTALKQRLWDAYQSQHKGYDKTKKVSVDGREYQMVLSPNEIKAFEPSVYCKSYRIDGTWKKAQLLLRMLRKMNVREAITQCQFSAKRMGRPVAELLQRGVSAAKDMNIDPETLYIDEIWVGSDPRKFRFVDPKGRGRAGMKHAEYIHIRAILRTPVTQQREARDKEYKRLAKKPVFQHETRKVGDGYLKSDYRW; encoded by the coding sequence AtgctgtggaagaagatgttTGGCAAAAGCGTGGCGCCGGCCTCCCGGCTGGTTGCCCTGCGGCCGTTCCACTCTACCGCCGCGCGATCCAACGACTGGTTCGGCAGCATGACAGAAAACAAGGAGTCCATCAAGCAGGATCTGGACAAGGCGACGGCAAACAAGAGATCCAAGGAGGTCGAGCAGAACGCCGACGAGACCAAGGGCAAGCTGCCATCGTTCAAAAACGACACCAAGCTGCAGGAGTACATTGCCGAGCAAAAGGGCGAGGCGGAGGTGGGTATTGCAAAGTACGGCACCGCCCTCAAGCAGCGGCTGTGGGACGCCTACCAGAGCCAGCACAAGGGCTAcgacaagaccaaaaaGGTGTCTGTCGACGGCCGGGAGTACCAGATGGTGCTGTCGCCCAACGAGATCAAGGCGTTCGAGCCCTCTGTCTACTGCAAGTCGTACCGAATCGACGGCACCTGGAAGAAGgcccagctgctgctgcgaaTGCTGCGTAAGATGAACGTGCGTGAGGCCATCACTCAGTGCCAGTTTTCTGCCAAGCGAATGGGCCGACCCGTTGctgagctgctccagcgAGGAGTCAGCGCCGCCAAGGACATGAACATTGACCCCGAGACTCTGTACATTGACGAGATCTGGGTCGGCTCGGACCCCCGAAAGTTCCGGTTCGTGGACCCGAAGGGCCGAGGACGAGCCGGCATGAAACACGCCGAGTACATCCACATCCGGGCTATTCTGCGAACCCCCGTGACCCAGCAGCGAGAGGCCCGTGACAAGGAGTACAAGCgcctggccaagaagcccgtGTTCCAGCACGAGACCCGAAAGGTGGGAGATGGGTACCTCAAGTCTGACTACCGATGGTAA
- a CDS encoding uncharacterized protein (Compare to YALI0E23826g, no similarity), with product MLRVKKGRATYLPKLGYKPPLPDDDPLWSGGDTRSSLSLYDHLDCPSSLWQDDHKRFVAYKGQWSFLDGGRTRKAGNDVRYGRETVNRLKSAAMNQEGLSAGQQRRKMVNLMALGVRLAARKAMPIKYVDCAPQTEDSLNADHALLGQAFGAIESALHVDMNGDMLGAPPQDCKYLMTRRIWRILGKTTLAPALMGYIVSSLRNTKAHPQLVIDLYSIFAQTQYVYDLPIGNAWGYQLNLDRFFRYASHHVCPSPKPSDQELAHLCSLFSKYNHETGLPPNVPFSSRIENQLPPNWLHVFLQILRDRQYPCDGRTFSKLALQVSKVSPSARQDLVDYHLQQSQRWWYQDESIFSLMYLMCNRGDAEASIEVMNSSKFADRLLDEKTRMGAFRMLLYRAVKFEGMRDGVSVFQTMKEKGCAPDLQCYGLLIHGYKERGYYEEAITHTMDVAAQSYIPTEIATDYFEAVAKSKDLKETLAVYCQLYTPHSLMELGIFAFVLRGSAHNSIPLDVALGELPQLEPRKAGFRVYKSDVASLHILYRAILDQADQVELVRDLYEKYRDHVAVQLSKGDRMPARWKWLLSDMGFALMSSFVSSVLRCTGDISQCLWLVRDFVDVAKVNMFAPEVFNTLVTASCYSGRFDLAEEALRLAMTINTPTNKVVFIPLDAHIRAGRLEKARVFWNIAVDNNDVYSYLEHVALLLPIADEHGWNVPQKLRVAVDKFLDAQEAKKEAKAAGYAKDDTAELELLQTESNDEIASHVGLDRDPETETETDNQPIRSAR from the coding sequence ATGCTTAGGGTGAAGAAAGGAAGGGCAACGTACCTTCCGAAGCTGGGGTACAAGCCTCCGCTGCCTGACGACGATCCGTTATGGAGCGGAGGTGACACCCGGAGCTCCCTGAGCCTCTACGACCATCTCGACTGTCCGAGCAGTCTGTGGCAGGATGACCACAAGCGGTTTGTGGCGTATAAGGGCCAGTGGTCGTTTTTGGATGGAGGGCGGACTCGCAAGGCTGGCAACGATGTGCGGTATGGACGAGAGACGGTGAACCGGCTGAAAAGTGCCGCTATGAACCAGGAGGGGCTTTCTGCGGGCCAGCAGCGGCGCAAAATGGTGAATCTCATGGCGCTGGGCGTGCGTTTGGCTGCCCGCAAGGCCATGCCCATCAAGTATGTGGACTGTGCTCCCCAGACGGAAGACTCGCTCAATGCAGATCACGCGCTGCTGGGCCAGGCGTTTGGAGCCATCGAAAGCGCATTGCACGTGGACATGAACGGCGACATGCTTGGGGCGCCTCCCCAGGACTGCAAGTATCTCATGACGCGGCGGATCTGGCGGATTCTGGGCAAGACTACCCTGGCCCCAGCACTCATGGGCTACATCGTGAGCTCGCTCAGAAACACAAAGGCGCACCCGCAACTGGTGATTGATCTCTACAGCATTTTCGCCCAGACCCAGTACGTCTACGACCTGCCGATTGGCAACGCATGGGGCTACCAGCTGAACCTGGACCGATTTTTCCGCTACGCCTCGCACCACGTGTGTCCGTCGCCCAAGCCCTCGGACCAGGAGCTGGCGCACCTGTGCTCGCTCTTTTCCAAATACAACCACGAGACGGGTCTGCCTCCAAACGTGCCGTTTTCGAGCCGGATCGAAAACCAACTGCCTCCAAACTGGCTCCATGTGTTTCTGCAGATCCTCAGAGACAGACAGTACCCCTGCGACGGCCGAACCTTCTCCAAACTCGCTCTACAAGTGTCAAAGGTGTCGCCCTCGGCACGCCAGGACCTCGTCGACTACCATCTGCAGCAATCGCAACGCTGGTGGTACCAGGACGAAAGCATCTTCTCGCTCATGTATCTAATGTGCAACCGAGGCGATGCCGAGGCGTCCATCGAGGTCATGAACTCGTCCAAGTTTGCCGACCGGTTGCTGGATGAGAAAACGCGCATGGGCGCCTTCCGCATGCTGCTCTACCGCGCAGTCAAGTTTGAAGGCATGCGAGACGGAGTGTCCGTGTTCCAAACAATGAAGGAAAAGGGCTGTGCTCCGGACCTGCAATGCTACGGGCTGTTGATCCACGGCTACAAGGAGCGTGGCTACTACGAGGAGGCCATCACCCACACCATGGACGTGGCGGCCCAAAGCTACATCCCCACCGAGATTGCCACAGACTACTTTGAGGCGGTGGCCAAGAGcaaggacctcaaggagacgCTGGCGGTCTACTGTCAGCTGTACACGCCGCATTCGCTCATGGAGCTGGGCATCTTTGCCTTTGTTCTGCGGGGCAGCGCCCACAACTCCATTCCGCTGGACGTTGCGCTGGGCGAGCTGCCGCAACTGGAGCCCCGAAAGGCCGGGTTCCGCGTCTACAAGTCCGACGTGGCCTCGTTGCATATCCTTTACCGCGCAATACTGGACCAGGCCGACCAGGTGGAGCTGGTGCGCGATCTGTACGAAAAGTACCGAGACCATGTAGCGGTTCAGCTGAGTAAGGGAGACCGGATGCCGGCGCGGTGGAAGTGGCTGCTCAGCGACATGGGGTTTGCGCTCATGTCTTCCTTCGTCTCGTCGGTTCTGCGCTGCACCGGCGACATTTCGCAATGTCTGTGGCTTGTCAGAGACTTTGTCGACGTGGCCAAGGTGAACATGTTTGCCCCCGAGGTGTTCAACACGCTGGTGACGGCGTCGTGTTACAGCGGGCGGTTCGATCTGGCCGAAGAGGCACTCCGACTGGCCATGACCATCAACACGCCCACCAACAAGGTGGTTTTCATCCCTCTGGACGCCCACATTCGCGCCGGACGGCTGGAAAAGGCCCGCGTCTTCTGGAACATTGCCGTCGACAACAACGACgtctactcgtacctgGAGCACGTGGCGCTACTGCTGCCGATAGCCGACGAGCATGGCTGGAATGTGCCCCAAAAGCTGCGCGTCGCCGTGGACAAGTTCCTCGACGCCCAGGAGGCCAaaaaggaggccaaggccgccgGATACGCCAAAGACGACACAGCAGAGCTCGAGCTGCTACAGACGGAATCCAACGACGAAATCGCATCCCACGTCGGACTGGACCGGGACCCGGAGACGGAGACGGAGACGGACAACCAACCGATCCGCTCGGCCAGATAG
- a CDS encoding uncharacterized protein (Compare to YALI0E23716g, similar to uniprot|Q02774 Saccharomyces cerevisiae YDL212w SHR3 endoplasmatic reticulum membrane protein, similar to Saccharomyces cerevisiae SHR3 (YDL212W); ancestral locus Anc_2.77): MPTSASSISSALILCATSFSLGVLYSNWPYDFFTLWTAAPPESRYTASLDHYKAWYDCPMFVYHIHHTVIGLGLIGFFIKLYKPSESNKLFDGGSLFLYMVGVTIYLTNIRRGLASAVDGNWGDVDEHTGINVIAASQVMIVFVLLGVLGLQVGQWWAEREDAKLKKKFDDEEKKEKKDKKESKESKKTK; encoded by the coding sequence ATGCCGACATCTGCATCCTCCATTTCGTCCGCGCTGATTCTGTGCGCCACGTCCTTCTCTCTGGGCGTTCTGTACTCCAACTGGCCCTATGATTTCTTCACTCTGTGGACGGCCGCTCCGCCGGAGTCTCGATACACCGCCTCTCTGGACCACTACAAGGCGTGGTACGACTGCCCCATGTTTGTGTaccacatccaccacaCGGTGATCGGACTGGGGCTGATTGGCTTCTTCATCAAGCTGTACAAGCCCAGCGAGTCCAACAAGCTGTTTGACGGCGGCTCGCTGTTTCTGTACATGGTTGGCGTCACCATCTACCTGACCAACATCCGACGGGGCCTGGCGTCGGCCGTGGACGGCAACTGGGGCGACGTGGACGAACACACGGGAATCAACGTCATTGCCGCCTCCCAGGTCATGATTGTCTTTGTGCTTCTCGGCGTGCTGGGGCTCCAGGTGGGCCAGTGGTGGGCCGAGCGAGAGGACGCCAAGCTCAAAAAGAagtttgacgacgaggaaaagaaggaaaagaaggacaagaaggagtccaaggagtccaagaagaccaagtAG
- a CDS encoding uncharacterized protein (Compare to YALI0E23804g, similar to Saccharomyces cerevisiae SPT8 (YLR055C); ancestral locus Anc_8.43, similar to uniprot|P38915 Saccharomyces cerevisiae YLR055c SPT8 transcriptional adaptor or co-activator), whose protein sequence is MSKDDFLDDKALNQLEEEDEEEDDQQHENEDDLFEDALENNMEMDDTEDVVMGDGDEEAEDEEVEEEEDEEVVTRSKSNGHMAASTSNGSHIVFDDSGSSDIPEHVLKYTGRRNIPLCTNTDSCEGYDIVPYVAAIHSCPVHAIDLSWELKWMFTGGQDGFVRKYDFFASVNGKLPLTVAQRHPFVDCVTKAGVLTSYWENEQPVYETDIKPKDGLYEPKLSCVYSLAAHSRCLWLLSGLQSGGITLMSVRHNEGQIQAYLEKHTSTVSVLVLNQWENRLLSGSWDKTVNEWDLDTGNVVRTFDGISGQVSTVQYQPVGGAIVSRNLGLEGLDSDRTARGKEILEGDEEEDDDKSMGSLFGSDEEEEGESEVKKEEVDVAADKEASESVKPGDGDGSEEPTRNTTSESIFLTSAIDGTVDIWDRRQQQRITRIAVPQGTPPWCMSACWSTDGDRIYVGRRNSTVEEFSLRGNVHEPSKVFKFPSVSGAVSTVAAMPNNRHVLCGSHDNVRLYDVQSSKQQAVPFWIVPGHQGGILSSIKVDPSCRYMVTSSGDRGWSGTTSTDVALVYEIDPIVGTKNL, encoded by the coding sequence ATGTCCAAAGACGACTTTCTCGACGACAAGGCGCTGaaccagctggaggaggaggacgaggaggaggacgaccAGCAGCATGAGAACGAGGACGATTTGTTTGAAGACGCGCTGGAAAACaacatggagatggacgacACGGAGGATGTGGTGATGGGCGAtggagacgaggaggcagaagacgaagaggtcgaggaagaggaggacgaggaggtggtgacGAGGTCCAAGTCAAACGGCCACATGGCGGCGTCGACGTCGAACGGATCGCACATTGTCTTTGATGACAGTGGCTCCAGCGACATTCCCGAACATGTGCTCAAGTACACCGGCCGCAGAAACATTCCGCTCTGTACCAACACAGACTCGTGCGAGGGCTACGACATTGTGCCATACGTGGCGGCGATCCACAGCTGTCCCGTGCATGCGATAGATCTGTCGTGGGAGCTAAAGTGGATGTTTACCGGTGGCCAGGACGGCTTTGTGCGCAAGTACGATTTTTTTGCGTCCGTCAACGGCAAGCTGCCCCTGACGGTAGCCCAACGGCATCCGTTTGTGGACTGTGTGACCAAGGCTGGCGTTCTGACGTCGTACTGGGAAAACGAACAGCCCGTTTATGAAACAGACATCAAGCCTAAGGATGGGCTCTACGAGCCCAAGCTGTCGTGCGTGTACTCGCTGGCGGCGCATTCGcggtgtctgtggctgctTTCGGGTTTGCAGAGTGGAGGAATCACGCTGATGAGCGTACGACACAACGAGGGCCAGATCCAGGCGTACCTCGAGAAACATACGTCTACGGTATCGGTGCTGGTTCTCAACCAGTGGGAGAACAGACTCTTGTCTGGATCGTGGGACAAGACCGTCAACGAGTGGGATTTGGACACGGGCAATGTGGTTCGGACGTTTGACGGCATTTCTGGCCAGGTCAGCACCGTGCAGTATCAGCCAGTCGGAGGCGCAATAGTGTCTCGAAATCTGGGTCTAGAGGGGCTGGATAGTGACAGAACGGCCCGGGGCAAAGAGATTCTCGagggagacgaggaggaagacgacgacaaAAGCATGGGGTCGTTGTTCGGGtcggacgaggaggaggagggcgagTCCGAGGTgaaaaaggaggaggtggacgTGGCAGCAGATAAGGAGGCCAGCGAAAGTGTCAAGCCaggtgatggtgatggcAGCGAAGAGCCGACCCGCAACACTACCTCGGAGTCCATATTTCTCACGTCGGCCATTGATGGAACAGTAGACATTTGGGATAgacggcagcagcagcgaaTCACACGAATTGCGGTGCCTCAAGGCACCCCGCCGTGGTGTATGAGTGCATGCTGGTCGACCGACGGAGACCGCATCTACGTTGGTCGACGAAACAGCACGGTGGAGGAGTTTTCGCTGCGAGGCAATGTGCACGAGCCATCTAAGGTGTTCAAGTTCCCGTCCGTGTCAGGTGCCGTGAGCACCGTGGCTGCCATGCCCAATAACCGACACGTGTTGTGCGGCTCTCACGACAATGTTCGGCTGTACGACGTGCAGAGCTCCAAGCAGCAGGCTGTGCCGTTCTGGATTGTGCCGGGACATCAGGGCGGTATTCTGTCGTCCATCAAGGTCGATCCTAGTTGTCGATACATGGTCACCTCCAGTGGAGACCGAGGCTGGAGTGGAACCACCAGTACAGATGTTGCCTTGGTGTACGAGATTGATCCCATTGTCGGCACCAAGAATCTGTGA
- a CDS encoding uncharacterized protein (Compare to YALI0E23782g, similar to Saccharomyces cerevisiae YCL002C; ancestral locus Anc_1.416, no similarity) has protein sequence MTGWIYLHQALRLLTPYPQAVLNNKRSSVAGFSLDYGLWAFVGAVCHFVFTLTYINSDLVHRQFVQRYPLAFDMPSASGVIALIDLNESLVWGVCAVQAWYSYRHTQTNAQSWSLECKVIMGLFFGVLVFLLMAVKSHPFAKVPSPPGVGYLGIKFIDVVDWLGIIGDFSVYARYVPQVSCNWTVQSCVGSSFLLIVLDLAGAFFGILDVLGAKKAKPTKERNRNKVVRAVRPSGLFWACWFRFFWDLVLLYQQVKYKGCRPLVKRKYVKPVDVEVMGEEDDSDEGHRLLRSGEVELRDMA, from the coding sequence ATGACGGGATGGATATATTTGCACCAGGCGTTGCGGCTGCTTACGCCGTATCCGCAGGCCGTTCTCAACAACAAACGGTCGTCGGTGGCTGGCTTTTCGCTCGACTACGGACTCTGGGCGTTCGTGGGGGCGGTGTGTCATTTCGTCTTCACCCTCACATACATCAACAGCGATCTGGTCCATCGGCAGTTTGTGCAGAGATACCCGTTAGCGTTTGATATGCCCAGCGCGTCCGGGGTGATTGCCCTAATTGACTTGAACGAGTCATTGGTGTGGGGCGTGTGTGCTGTGCAGGCGTGGTATTCATACAGACACACCCAGACCAATGCGCAGTCGTGGTCTCTGGAATGCAAGGTGATTATGGGTCTTTTTTTCGGCGTGCTTGTGTTCCTGCTGATGGCGGTCAAGTCCCATCCCTTTGCAAAGGTGCCCTCGCCTCCTGGAGTCGGCTATCTGGGTATCAAGTTCATTGACGTGGTGGACTGGCTTGGAATCATCGGAGACTTCAGCGTCTACGCCCGTTACGTGCCGCAGGTGTCGTGCAACTGGACGGTGCAGAGCTGTGTGGGCTCGTCGTTTTTGCTCATTGTGCTGGATCTGGCGGGCGCGTTTTTCGGGATTCTCGACGTTCTGGGCGCCAAAAAGGCCAAGCCCACCAAGGAGAGAAACCGAAACAAAGTCGTGCGGGCCGTGCGTCCCTCGGGTCTCTTTTGGGCATGCTGGTTCCGCTTTTTCTGGGATCTCGTTCTGCTCTACCAGCAGGTGAAATACAAGGGATGTCGTCCTCTGGTCAAGAGGAAGTACGTGAAGCCCGTGGACGTGGAAGTGatgggagaagaagacgacagCGATGAGGGCCATCGACTGTTGCGTTCGGGCGAGGTGGAACTGAGAGACATGGCGTGA
- a CDS encoding uncharacterized protein (Compare to YALI0E23793g, gnl|GLV|YALI0E23793g [Yarrowia lipolytica] similar to uniprot|P36404 Homo sapiens ARL2 ADP- ribosylation factor-like protein 2) produces the protein MGLLTIIKKQKLKDKEIRVLMLGLDNSGKTTIVKKILNEDVNEVSPTLGFNIRTVTRGQYKLNIWDIGGQKTLRPFWRNYFEKTDFMIWVVDASATDRLHDCRKELQAILNEDRLVGAGVLIWINKLDLVDPDQRDKTVERISGHLDLDQIPEGHNTTIMGCSAYTGYNLDAGMDLVVKEVSERLFLFD, from the exons ATGGGGCTACTCACGATCATCAAGAAACAAAAGCTCAAGGATAAGGAGATCCGTGTGCTCATGCT TGGTCTGGACAACTCGGGCAAGACGACGATAGTCAAGAAGATTCTCAACGAGGACGTGAACGAGGTGTCTCCGACGCTGGGCTTCAACATCCGCACGGTGACAAGGGGCCAGTACAAGCTCAACATCTGGGACATTGGCGGCCAAAAGACTCTGCGACCTTTCTGGAGAAACTACTTTGAGAAGACGGACTTCATGATCTGGGTGGTAGACGCCAGTGCCACCGACCGACTCCACGATTGCCGCAAAGAGCTGCAAGCGATTCTCAACGAGGACCGACTGGTTGGAGCCGGAGTGCTCATCTGGATCAACAAGCTGGATCTGGTGGACCCAGATCAGCGGGACAAGACCGTTGAACGCATCAGCGGCCATCTGGACCTCGACCAGATCCCCGAGGgccacaacaccaccataATGGGCTGCAGTGCGTACACGGGGTACAATTTGGACGCAGGCATGGATCTGGTGGTGAAAGAGGTGTCTGAAcggttgtttttgtttgaTTAG
- a CDS encoding uncharacterized protein (Compare to YALI0E23749g, gnl|GLV|YALI0E23749g [Yarrowia lipolytica] NADH-ubiquinone reductase accessory subunit 9 kDa (complex I)) — MINANPGFWNGPFRYLRWSAHNRPHLFFAFAIGIAGPVAALTLTPLRRKYLYPDHSPLPQSYPLPQRAREQLTGFDDE; from the exons ATGATCAACGCTAACCCCGGCTTCTGGAACGGCCCCTTTCGA TACCTTCGATGGTCTGCTCATAACCGACCCCATCTCTTCTTCGCCTTCGCCATTGGAATCGCCGGCCCTGTCGCCGCGCTCACACTGACTCCTCTACGAAGAAAGTACCTTTACCCCGATCACAGCCCCCTTCCCCAATCATATCCTC TCCCCCAGCGTGCTCGAGAGCAGCTCACTGGCTTCGATGACGAGTAA